One segment of Streptomyces sp. NBC_00576 DNA contains the following:
- a CDS encoding magnesium transporter MgtE N-terminal domain-containing protein, with translation MAAASPRVFVSHLAGTAVFDPNGDQVGRVRDLVAMLRVGNRPPRLLGLVVELTTRRRVFMPMTRVTGIESGQVITTGVLNVRRFEQRPTERLVLGELLDRRVTLGETGEEVTVLDVAVRQLPARRDWEIERVFVRKKGRGGAFRRNTGETLTVDWSAVTGFSLEEDGQGAESLLATFEQLRPADLANVLHHLSPKRRAEVAAALDDDRLADVLEELPEDDQIEILGKLKEERAADVLEAMDPDDAADLLGELPEDDKERLLSLMQPADAADMRRLMAYREDTAGGLMTTEPIVLRPDATVADALARVRNPDLSPALAAQVYVCRPPDETPTGKYLGAVHFQRLLRDPPYTLVGSLVDDDLQPLRPDAELPVVAGFFATYDMVAAPVVDESGSLLGAVTVDDVLDHMLPEDWRETEFHLDGTEAGEAGGHDS, from the coding sequence ATGGCTGCAGCCTCACCCCGTGTCTTCGTCTCGCACCTCGCCGGTACGGCCGTCTTCGACCCGAACGGCGACCAGGTGGGCCGCGTGCGCGACCTCGTCGCCATGCTGCGCGTCGGCAACCGTCCGCCCCGGCTGCTCGGTCTCGTCGTCGAACTCACCACCCGGCGCCGCGTCTTCATGCCCATGACCCGCGTCACCGGCATCGAGTCCGGCCAGGTCATCACGACGGGCGTGCTGAACGTCCGGCGCTTCGAGCAGCGCCCCACCGAGCGGCTCGTCCTCGGCGAACTCCTCGACCGGCGCGTCACCCTCGGCGAGACGGGCGAGGAGGTCACCGTCCTGGATGTGGCGGTACGACAGTTGCCGGCCCGCCGCGACTGGGAGATCGAGCGGGTCTTCGTACGGAAGAAGGGCCGCGGCGGTGCCTTCCGGCGCAACACCGGCGAGACGCTGACCGTCGACTGGTCCGCCGTCACCGGGTTCTCCCTGGAGGAGGACGGACAGGGCGCCGAGAGCCTCCTCGCCACCTTCGAGCAGCTGCGCCCCGCCGACCTCGCGAACGTCCTGCACCACCTGTCGCCGAAACGGCGCGCCGAAGTGGCCGCCGCCCTCGACGACGACCGGCTGGCCGACGTACTCGAAGAGCTGCCCGAGGACGACCAGATCGAGATCCTCGGCAAGCTCAAGGAGGAGCGCGCCGCCGACGTCCTGGAGGCGATGGACCCCGACGACGCCGCCGACCTGCTCGGCGAGTTGCCCGAGGACGACAAGGAGCGGCTGCTGAGCCTGATGCAGCCCGCCGACGCGGCCGACATGCGCCGGCTGATGGCCTACCGGGAGGACACGGCGGGCGGTCTGATGACGACCGAGCCGATCGTGCTGCGCCCGGACGCGACCGTCGCCGACGCGCTGGCCCGGGTCCGCAACCCCGACCTCTCCCCCGCGCTCGCCGCCCAGGTGTACGTGTGCCGTCCGCCGGACGAGACACCGACCGGCAAGTATCTGGGCGCGGTCCACTTCCAGCGGTTGCTGCGCGACCCCCCGTACACGCTGGTCGGCTCGCTCGTCGACGACGACCTGCAACCGCTGCGCCCGGACGCCGAACTGCCGGTCGTCGCCGGTTTCTTCGCGACGTACGACATGGTGGCGGCGCCGGTGGTCGACGAGAGCGGGTCGCTGCTGGGCGCGGTGACCGTGGACGACGTCCTCGACCACATGCTGCCCGAGGACTGGCGGGAGACGGAGTTCCACCTCGATGGCACCGAGGCCGGGGAAGCGGGTGGCCATGACTCCTGA
- a CDS encoding DUF1003 domain-containing protein encodes MTPERETGARERMATGATAAPRPRVRLDQPRAPRRRLLPEYDPEAFGRMSERIARFLGTGRFIVWMTVVIILWVVWNVSAPADLRFDHYPFIFLTLMLSLQASYAAPLILLAQNRQDDRDRVNLEQDRKQNERSIADTEYLTREIASLRAGLGEVATRDWIRSELQDLVKELEERYADALPDRPGIFPAERPRGRDVEDR; translated from the coding sequence ATGACTCCTGAGCGCGAGACCGGCGCCCGCGAGCGCATGGCCACGGGCGCCACGGCGGCCCCCCGTCCCCGGGTGCGCCTCGACCAGCCGCGCGCGCCCCGGCGTCGGCTGCTGCCCGAGTACGACCCGGAGGCCTTCGGACGGATGTCCGAGCGCATCGCGCGCTTCCTGGGGACCGGGCGGTTCATCGTCTGGATGACGGTCGTCATCATCCTGTGGGTGGTGTGGAACGTGTCCGCACCGGCCGACCTGCGCTTCGACCACTACCCGTTCATCTTCCTGACGCTGATGCTGTCGCTCCAGGCCTCCTACGCGGCCCCGCTGATCCTGCTCGCGCAGAACCGGCAGGACGACCGCGATCGCGTCAATCTCGAACAGGACCGCAAACAGAACGAGCGGTCGATCGCCGACACCGAGTACCTGACCCGCGAGATCGCCTCCCTGCGTGCGGGACTCGGCGAGGTGGCGACCCGGGACTGGATCCGCTCCGAGCTCCAGGACCTGGTCAAGGAGCTGGAGGAGCGGTATGCGGACGCGCTGCCGGACCGACCCGGCATATTCCCGGCAGAACGGCCGCGGGGGCGTGACGTAGAAGACCGGTGA
- a CDS encoding S1C family serine protease translates to MNEGKPAKANWWSRPREESAPVQEAPISGQDAQEASASAPAFGEGVSGASPAAAGDEGDFELPPPVLPAGVADTADAVPAVEAGTQSPHDPDPYGTPPYGHPGPWAPAPPVQHPAMTPAHGTAVPEPQAPADDPWHRYDPWAPSAPLQQNGAGPVGGRPGARKRGLAVGAVLLALLSGGIGGAAGSYLERHQGDGDRIQLPQAERDESVGRAPDSVAGIAARALPSVVTLHVRGAGAEGTGTGFVLDGRGHILTNNHVVEPAGAGGGITVTFSGGETAQAEVVGRDSGYDLAVVKVSGVDGLRPVVLGNSDNVAVGDPVVAIGAPFDLANTVTSGIISAKERPITAGGGSGDGSDVSYVDALQTDASINPGNSGGPLLDARARVVGINSAIRSADSGSGLDGTQAGSIGLGFAIPINQGKRVAEELINTGRATHPVIGVTLDMDYTGDGARVGTNGDDGRPAVTTGGPGDRAGLEAGDVITVVDGRRVHSGEELIVKIRAHRPGDRLELSLVRGGREQTISLVLGSSGGN, encoded by the coding sequence ATGAACGAGGGGAAGCCCGCGAAGGCCAACTGGTGGAGTCGGCCCCGGGAGGAATCGGCGCCCGTCCAGGAGGCGCCGATTTCCGGCCAGGATGCTCAGGAGGCTTCGGCCTCCGCTCCGGCTTTTGGTGAGGGAGTGTCAGGGGCGAGCCCGGCCGCCGCCGGTGACGAGGGTGACTTCGAGCTGCCGCCGCCTGTACTGCCTGCAGGGGTGGCCGACACGGCTGACGCGGTGCCCGCTGTCGAGGCAGGCACTCAGTCTCCGCACGACCCCGATCCCTACGGCACCCCGCCCTACGGCCATCCCGGCCCCTGGGCGCCCGCTCCGCCGGTTCAGCACCCCGCGATGACCCCGGCGCACGGTACGGCCGTGCCGGAGCCGCAGGCGCCCGCTGACGACCCCTGGCACCGCTACGACCCCTGGGCACCCTCCGCCCCCCTCCAACAGAACGGAGCCGGCCCCGTCGGCGGCCGGCCGGGGGCGCGCAAGCGTGGGTTGGCAGTCGGGGCCGTGTTGCTCGCGCTGCTCTCCGGGGGCATCGGTGGGGCGGCCGGGTCGTATCTGGAGCGTCATCAGGGGGACGGCGACCGTATTCAGCTGCCGCAGGCCGAGCGGGACGAGTCCGTCGGGCGGGCTCCGGACAGCGTGGCCGGGATCGCCGCGCGTGCGCTGCCCAGTGTGGTGACGCTGCATGTGCGCGGGGCGGGCGCGGAGGGCACCGGCACCGGGTTCGTGCTCGACGGCCGGGGACACATCCTCACCAACAACCACGTCGTCGAGCCCGCCGGCGCCGGCGGCGGGATAACCGTGACGTTCAGCGGCGGCGAGACAGCCCAGGCCGAGGTCGTCGGACGGGACAGCGGATACGACCTCGCCGTCGTCAAGGTGAGCGGAGTCGACGGGCTGCGTCCCGTGGTCCTCGGGAACTCCGACAACGTGGCGGTCGGCGACCCCGTCGTCGCCATCGGAGCCCCCTTCGACCTCGCCAACACCGTCACCTCCGGCATCATCAGCGCCAAGGAACGGCCCATCACCGCCGGGGGCGGAAGCGGCGACGGGAGCGACGTCTCGTATGTCGACGCGCTCCAGACCGACGCGTCCATCAACCCGGGCAACTCCGGCGGGCCGCTGCTCGACGCCCGGGCCAGGGTCGTCGGGATCAACTCCGCGATCCGTTCCGCCGACAGCGGCTCGGGACTGGACGGCACGCAGGCCGGTTCGATCGGGCTCGGGTTCGCCATCCCCATCAACCAAGGCAAGCGTGTCGCCGAGGAACTGATCAACACCGGGAGGGCGACCCACCCCGTAATCGGCGTCACCCTGGACATGGACTACACCGGCGACGGCGCGCGCGTGGGCACGAACGGCGACGACGGCAGGCCCGCGGTCACCACGGGCGGCCCGGGTGACCGGGCGGGCCTGGAGGCCGGCGACGTCATCACCGTGGTCGACGGCCGGCGCGTGCACTCCGGCGAGGAACTGATCGTCAAGATCCGCGCCCACCGTCCCGGCGACCGACTGGAGCTGTCCCTGGTGCGCGGCGGCAGGGAACAGACGATCTCCCTCGTCCTCGGCTCCTCCGGCGGGAACTGA
- a CDS encoding sec-independent translocase: MFNDIGPLELVTLVLLAVLVFGPEKLPKMIQDVTRTIRKIREFSEGAKQDIRQELGPEFKDFEFEDLNPKTFIRKQLDNDELGLKEIRNGFDLKKEMAEVTDAVHGRESDAPSSSPSSPSSSSSGSSGGTVDMTKKPEPDERPPFDADAT, encoded by the coding sequence GTGTTCAATGACATAGGACCGCTCGAGCTGGTGACGCTCGTGCTCCTCGCCGTGCTCGTCTTCGGTCCGGAGAAGCTTCCGAAGATGATCCAGGACGTCACGCGCACCATTCGCAAGATCCGGGAGTTCTCGGAGGGCGCGAAGCAGGACATCCGCCAGGAGCTGGGCCCGGAGTTCAAGGACTTCGAGTTCGAGGACCTGAACCCCAAGACGTTCATCCGCAAGCAGCTGGACAACGACGAACTGGGGCTCAAGGAGATCCGCAACGGCTTCGACCTGAAGAAGGAGATGGCCGAGGTCACGGACGCGGTCCACGGCCGCGAGTCGGACGCGCCGTCCTCCTCCCCGTCCTCCCCCTCCTCTTCTTCGTCGGGTTCCTCCGGTGGCACCGTCGACATGACGAAGAAGCCCGAGCCGGACGAGCGCCCGCCCTTCGACGCGGACGCCACCTGA
- a CDS encoding Mrp/NBP35 family ATP-binding protein, with protein sequence MATEDAVREALATVNDPEIQRPITELGMVKSVEIGADGVVAVAVYLTVSGCPMRDTITKTVTEAVSRVEGVTRVDVELDVMSDNQRKDLASALRGGQAEREVPFAKPGSLTRVYAVASGKGGVGKSSVTVNLAAAMAADGLKVGVVDADIYGHSVPRMLGVEGRPTQVENMIMPPSSHGVKVISIGMFTPGNAPVVWRGPMLHRALQQFLADVYWGDLDVLLLDLPPGTGDIAISVAQLVPNAEILVVTTPQQAAAEVAERAGAIAVQTHQKIVGVVENMAGLPCPHCDEMVDVFGTGGGQSVADGLTRTTGATVPVLGSIPIDVRLREGGDDGRPVVLTDPDSPAGSALRAIAGKLGGRQRGLSGMSLGITPRNKF encoded by the coding sequence ATGGCTACGGAAGACGCGGTGCGTGAAGCACTGGCGACGGTGAACGACCCCGAGATCCAGCGACCCATCACCGAACTGGGGATGGTGAAGTCGGTGGAGATCGGCGCGGACGGGGTGGTCGCGGTTGCCGTGTACCTGACGGTCTCCGGCTGCCCGATGCGCGACACGATCACGAAGACGGTGACGGAGGCGGTCTCGCGGGTCGAGGGCGTCACGCGCGTCGACGTCGAACTGGACGTCATGAGCGACAACCAGCGCAAGGATCTGGCGTCCGCCCTGCGCGGCGGCCAGGCCGAGCGCGAGGTCCCCTTCGCCAAACCGGGCTCCCTCACGCGCGTGTACGCGGTCGCGTCCGGCAAGGGCGGCGTCGGCAAGTCGTCGGTGACCGTCAACCTGGCGGCGGCGATGGCCGCCGACGGCCTCAAGGTGGGCGTGGTCGACGCCGACATCTACGGCCACAGCGTGCCGCGCATGCTGGGCGTGGAGGGTCGTCCGACCCAGGTCGAGAACATGATCATGCCGCCGTCCTCGCACGGCGTGAAGGTCATCTCCATCGGCATGTTCACCCCGGGCAACGCCCCGGTGGTCTGGCGCGGCCCGATGCTCCACAGGGCCCTCCAGCAGTTCCTGGCGGACGTGTACTGGGGCGACCTGGACGTTCTGCTCCTGGACCTGCCCCCGGGCACGGGCGACATCGCGATCTCGGTGGCCCAGCTGGTCCCGAACGCCGAGATCCTGGTCGTGACGACGCCCCAGCAGGCGGCGGCCGAGGTGGCCGAGCGTGCGGGCGCCATCGCCGTGCAGACCCACCAGAAGATCGTCGGCGTGGTCGAGAACATGGCAGGCCTGCCTTGCCCGCACTGCGACGAGATGGTCGACGTCTTCGGCACGGGCGGCGGCCAGAGCGTCGCGGACGGCCTCACGAGGACGACGGGAGCGACGGTCCCGGTCCTCGGCTCCATCCCGATCGACGTCCGCCTGCGCGAGGGCGGCGACGACGGCAGGCCGGTCGTCCTGACGGACCCGGACTCCCCCGCGGGGTCCGCGCTGCGCGCGATCGCGGGCAAGCTGGGCGGCAGGCAGCGCGGCCTGTCGGGCATGTCGCTGGGGATCACCCCGAGGAACAAGTTCTGA